From Spea bombifrons isolate aSpeBom1 chromosome 6, aSpeBom1.2.pri, whole genome shotgun sequence, a single genomic window includes:
- the LOC128500741 gene encoding vitamin D3 hydroxylase-associated protein-like — protein sequence MILQILSHLLPEFVADLFFVTLLLGLVGTVLIVRWMGEKGTKMKLERARTLRDNGLGLMEKMSYRYMSKNPGVDSGRILSLSLAELVEQLKNGTLSPESALYVYIEKALEVNKELNCLTDFLPECEAQLQEVKKQTEKGLLYGVPISLKDNVGYKGHDAHCGLVQMLGNADKEDCVVVQVLKKQGAIPFVKTNVPQSMINFDCSNSIFGQTLNPHNHKKTCGGSSGGEGALIAGGGAVLGVGTDVLGSIRMPCSFCGICGLKPSGDRLSPIGFSTPVSGMKSAVMMPGPMARDVDSLALFMKAVLCDDMFQLDPTVPPVPFRDEIYNSTKRLTIGFYDTDGYFLPSPAMRRAIQETKTLLEEAGHKLVPFTPPRIEYALNELCIRGFFADGGTTLVEKFNADIVDSNLKQQILLYKIPAFIKKIMSFFMRPVFPRIANHVNAHCGVGSVKELWKHNTAIKEYRCQFVSEWRKLGLDALLCPMLGPAFNIGCPGKVFAGFCFTMLFNILNFPTGVLPVTTVTPEDEEELKHYKGYYNDPWDKEVIKGMEGGVGLPVAVQCVALQWQEEQCLRLMKEVENVARGRLKK from the exons ATGATCCTGCAAATACTCAGCCACTTGCTACCAGAATTTGTAGCAGATCTGTTCTTTGTGACTTTACTTCTGGGCTTGGTGGGTACTGTCCTTATCGTACGATGGATGGGAGAAAAAGGGACCAAGATGAAGCTAGAGAGAGCGAGAACATTAAGAGACAATGGTCTTGGACTAATGGAGAAGATGTCATATCGTTATATGTCTAAG aatcCCGGTGTTGACTCTGGCCGTATACTTTCCCTGTCATTGGCAGAGCTGGTGGAACAGCTTAAGAATGGAACCTTATCTCCAGAGAGCGCCTTGTACGTCTACATCGAAAAG gCTTTAGAAGTTAACAAAGAGTTAAACTGTTTGACGGACTTTCTGCCTGAGTGTGAGGCTCAACTCCAGGAAGTGAAGAAGCAGACGGAGAAAGGTTTACTCTACGGAGTTCCCATCTCTCTGAAGGACAATGTTGGATACAAG GGTCACGACGCTCACTGTGGACTTGTACAAATGCTTGGAAATGCAGATAAAGAAGACTGTGTGGTTGTCCAAGTCCTAAAGAAACAGGGGGCTATTCCATTCGTGAAAACCAACGTTCCACAGTCTATGATAAA ttttgactGCAGCAACTCGATTTTTGGACAGACCTTGAATCCTCACAATCACAAGAAGACCTGCGGAGGTTCCAGCGGAGGGGAAGGGGCGCTTATTGCAGGAGGAGGTGCTGTCCTCGGCGTGGGAACTGATGTCTTGGGAAGCATCCGCATGCCCTGCAGTTTCTGTGGGATCTGTGGCCTGAAGCCATCTGGGGACAGGCTGAG TCCTATTGGATTTTCTACACCTGTCAGCGGAATGAAATCAG CTGTGATGATGCCTGGACCAATGGCTCGTGATGTGGACAGCCTGGCTCTGTTTATGAAAGCAGTTTTGTGTGATGATATGTTCCAGCTGGACCCTACTGTCCCCCCAGTTCCGTTCAGAGATGAG ATTTATAACAGTACCAAGCGCCTCACTATTGGATTTTATGATACTGATGGCTATTTCCTACCCTCTCCTGCCATGAGGAGAGCTATTCAGGAAACAAAAACTTTGCTTGAAGAGGCAGGTCATAAG TTGGTTCCGTTCACGCCGCCTCGTATAGAATATGCTCTTAACGAACTTTGCATCCGTGGTTTCTTTGCCGATGGAGGGACTACGCTAGTGGAAAAATT CAATGCAGATATTGTGGATTCCAACCTAAAACAACAGATTCTATTGTATAAGATTCCGGCTTTCATTAAGAAGATTATGTCCTTTTTTATGAGGCCCGTG TTTCCACGAATCGCAAACCATGTGAACGCACACTGTGGAGTGGG CTCTGTGAAAGAACTGTGGAAACATAACACGGCCATAAAG GAGTATCGCTGCCAGTTCGTCAGTGAATGGAGGAAGCTTGGGTTAGATGCTCTGCTCTGCCCCATGCTAGGCCCTGCCTTTAACATTGGATGCCCTGGCAAAGTCTTTG CTGGCTTTTGCTTCACCATGCTGTTCAACATATTGAATTTCCCTACTGGGGTTCTGCCTGTGACCACCGTTACTCCCGAAGACGAGGAAGAGCTGAAGCATTACAAAGGTTACTATAATGATCCCTGGGACAAAGAGGTCATTAAG GGAATGGAAGGCGGCGTGGGACTCCCCGTGGCTGTTCAGTGTGTGGCTTTACAGTGGCAAGAAGAGCAATGTCTTCGTCTGATGAAAGAAGTGGAGAATGTGGCTCGTGGCCGCCTAAAGAAGTGA
- the LOC128500607 gene encoding vitamin D3 hydroxylase-associated protein-like, whose protein sequence is MIGEEIRRVLSEHEYECKIAATLGCLLAALVYGLRWKKKRHFLNRVEQERKRREQSVKTMKEAVEKFIKQNKGVDRRWILSMSLPELMEKLRDGDITPESALYSYAEKALEVNRDLNCVTVFLSDCEAQIKELKKQKNKGPLYGVPVSIKEHIGYKGHPSTCGLIQYVDEFEEDDSVIVKVLKKQGAVVFAKTNVPQTLICYESSNPIYGLTLNPHNRSKSPGGSSGGEGALIGGGGSLLGFGTDIGGSIRLPSSFCGIVGLKPTTNRLSIREVRDCIDGLLTVPMCIGPLARDVDSLVLCMKALLCDEMFKLDPTVPPLPFNDEVYSTSVPLRVGFYETDGYTLPSSGMRRALLETKQLLEEAGHKLIPFTPPRIDFVKNELFMKALLGDGGATLREKFSSNTVDSNLKELYSITSIPRVVKKCLSFILNPFFPRISKTLNCSQGASSVKDHWKQQINVQEYKTEFIAEWRKLNLDVLLCPMLGPAYNTGYAGKLLASISYTMLFNVLQFPAGVVTVSSVSAADEQEMKRYKGHYNDLWDKLFKKAVEGAVGLPLSVQCVALPYQEELCLRFMKEVETLRRPPKTIS, encoded by the exons ATGATCGGTGAAGAGATTAGACGCGTCCTCTCGGAACATGAGTACGAATGTAAGATCGCTGCCACGTTAGGATGCCTTCTGGCTGCACTGGTTTATGGGCTTCGATGGAAAAAGAAGAGACATTTTCTCAACAGGGTGGAgcaggagagaaagagaagagaacagAGCGTGAAGACGATGAAAGAAGCAGTAGAGAAATTCATCAAACAG AATAAAGGAGTAGACCGTAGATGGATTCTCAGCATGTCACTGCCAGAGCTCATGGAGAAGCTGAGAGATGGAGATATTACTCCAGAGAGCGCCCTGTACTCCTATGCTGAAAAG gcTCTAGAAGTGAACAGAGATCTTAACTGCGTCACCGTGTTCTTGTCCGATTGTGAAGCGCAGATCAAGGAactgaaaaagcaaaaaaataaaggtcCTTTGTATGGGGTTCCGGTTTCCATTAAGGAACACATTGGTTACAAG GGACATCCATCCACGTGTGGCTTGATACAATATGTTGATGAATTCGAAGAAGATGACAGTGTCATTGTTAAGGTGTTGAAGAAACAAGGAGCTGTTGTGTTTGCAAAGACGAATGTGCCTCAGACTTTAATATG CTACGAAAGCAGCAACCCCATATACGGCTTGACTTTAAATCCACACAACCGATCCAAGTCCCCTGGTGGATCTAGTGGTGGTGAAGGTGCATTGATTGGAGGCGGTGGTTCACTTCTGGGTTTTGGGACTGACATCGGTGGAAGCATTCGCCTCCCGTCTAGCTTTTGTGGCATAGTGGGACTTAAACCCACCACAAACAGGCTCAG TATACGTGAAGTACGTGACTGCATTGATGGTTTACTTACAG TACCTATGTGCATTGGACCACTGGCGAGAGATGTGGACAGCCTGGTCCTCTGTATGAAAGCTCTTCTGTGTGATGAAATGTTCAAACTTGACCCAACAGTGCCACCTCTTCCATTCAATGATGAG GTCTACTCCACATCCGTACCTCTCCGTGTGGGATTCTATGAAACTGATGGATACACGCTACCCAGCTCCGGCATGCGACGAGCGTTGTTGGAAACCAAACAACTCCTAGAGGAGGCCGGGCATAAG CTCATTCCGTTCACTCCGCCACGTATAGATTTTGTGAAAAATGAATTGTTTATGAAAGCCTTACTTGGTGACGGAGGTGCAACTTTACGGGAAAAATT CTCCAGTAACACTGTTGACTCAAACCTTAAAGAACTTTACTCAATCACCAGCATCCCAAGAGTAGTGAAGAAATGTTTGTCTTTTATCCTAAATCCTTTT TTTCCAAGGATTTCTAAAACGCTGAACTGTTCGCAGGGGGCAAG CTCTGTGAAGGATCATTGGAAGCAGCAGATAAATGTCcag GAATACAAGACTGAGTTCATTGCGGAGTGGAGAAAGCTGAATTTAGATGTATTACTGTGTCCAATGTTAGGCCCGGCGTATAATACAGGTTATGCTGGAAAACTCTTAG CTTCTATTTCATACACCATGTTGTTCAACGTGCTACAGTTTCCAGCGGGTGTTGTTACCGTGAGCTCTGTCAGTGCGGCAGATGAACAAGAAATGAAGCGTTACAAAGGCCACTACAATGATCTGTGGGACAAACTCTTTAAAAAG GCTGTAGAAGGAGCCGTGGGACTCCCTCTGTCTGTTCAGTGTGTGGCTTTACCCTACCAGGAAGAACTCTGCCTGCGCTTCATGAAGGAAGTGGAGACCCTCCGCAGACCACCTAAAACCATCTCCTAA